One segment of Deltaproteobacteria bacterium DNA contains the following:
- a CDS encoding aldehyde dehydrogenase family protein, which produces MSQPAAVLSGSAKIPEAEGQLPPTSREEIDAALTALSAKKDDWVALTLVERVRILERLADATLAASPRWVQAALKAKGITPGTVGEGEEWIAGPVPLMRNIMLLIRSLTDIARKGNPQLPGKAYARPDGQVVAPVFPTDTWDKLMYQGFTAEVWMDPEVSLAELPSTQAAFYRDPPEGGKVALVLGAGNVSSIGPMDALYKLFVEGQVAVLKMNPVNAYLGPFIEEGFAELISRGFLRVVQGGAAEGEYLCNHPEVEEIHITGSDKTHDAIVYGTGSEGAERKARRERRNARRITSELGNVSGIIVVPGPWSRSDIDFQGLNLASSLTNNAGFNCNATRVVIQHRQWGQRDALLDAIERGLAQAPQREPYYPGALQRHAAFVEAHPDARQVGRQGEGKLPWTLVAGVAPEAVEDICFTTEAFCAVTSETALSAGSVVEYIEKAVDFVNDTLWGTLNAAIIVHPKSLKDPAVKAAVEKAVADLRAGAVAVNHWPALAYAFTSPTWGAFPGHEDHDIRSGRGVVHNTYLFDRPQKSVVRGPFRVSPKPAWFCNHKTIHRLGPKLAEMTRRPTMAKLSSILLDALRG; this is translated from the coding sequence ATGAGCCAGCCCGCCGCCGTCCTGTCCGGTTCCGCGAAGATCCCCGAGGCCGAGGGGCAGCTGCCGCCCACCTCCCGCGAGGAGATCGACGCCGCCCTCACCGCGCTCTCGGCGAAGAAGGACGACTGGGTCGCCCTGACCCTCGTCGAGCGGGTGAGGATCCTGGAGCGCCTCGCCGACGCCACCCTGGCCGCCTCGCCGCGCTGGGTGCAGGCCGCCCTGAAGGCGAAGGGCATCACGCCCGGCACCGTGGGTGAGGGCGAGGAGTGGATCGCGGGCCCCGTCCCGCTGATGCGCAACATCATGCTGCTCATCCGCTCCCTCACCGACATCGCCCGCAAGGGCAACCCGCAGCTGCCGGGCAAGGCGTATGCGCGCCCCGACGGGCAGGTGGTCGCCCCGGTCTTCCCCACCGACACCTGGGACAAGCTGATGTACCAGGGCTTCACCGCCGAGGTCTGGATGGACCCCGAGGTGAGCCTGGCCGAGCTCCCCTCCACCCAGGCGGCCTTCTACCGGGACCCGCCCGAGGGAGGGAAGGTCGCCCTGGTCCTGGGCGCGGGGAACGTCTCCTCGATCGGCCCGATGGACGCCCTCTACAAGCTCTTCGTCGAGGGGCAGGTGGCCGTCCTCAAGATGAACCCGGTGAACGCCTACCTCGGCCCCTTCATCGAGGAGGGCTTCGCCGAGCTGATCTCCCGGGGCTTCCTGCGGGTGGTGCAGGGCGGCGCCGCCGAGGGCGAGTACCTCTGCAACCACCCCGAGGTCGAGGAGATCCACATCACCGGCTCCGACAAGACCCACGACGCCATCGTCTACGGCACCGGCAGCGAGGGCGCCGAGCGCAAGGCCCGGCGCGAGCGGCGGAACGCGCGGCGGATCACCAGCGAGCTGGGCAACGTCAGCGGCATCATCGTCGTCCCCGGCCCCTGGAGCCGCTCGGACATCGACTTCCAGGGCCTCAACCTCGCCTCCTCCCTCACCAACAACGCCGGCTTCAACTGCAACGCGACGCGGGTGGTGATCCAGCACCGGCAGTGGGGGCAGCGCGACGCCCTCCTCGACGCCATCGAGCGGGGCCTCGCCCAGGCGCCCCAGCGCGAGCCCTACTACCCCGGCGCCCTCCAGCGCCACGCTGCCTTCGTCGAGGCCCACCCCGACGCCCGGCAGGTCGGCCGGCAGGGGGAGGGCAAGCTGCCCTGGACCCTGGTCGCCGGCGTCGCCCCCGAGGCGGTCGAGGACATCTGCTTCACCACCGAGGCCTTCTGCGCCGTCACCTCCGAGACCGCCCTCTCGGCGGGCTCGGTGGTCGAGTACATCGAGAAGGCCGTCGACTTCGTGAACGACACCCTCTGGGGCACCCTCAACGCCGCGATCATCGTCCACCCCAAGTCGCTGAAGGACCCGGCGGTGAAGGCCGCGGTCGAGAAGGCGGTGGCCGACCTGCGCGCCGGCGCGGTGGCGGTGAACCACTGGCCGGCCCTGGCCTACGCCTTCACCTCCCCGACCTGGGGCGCCTTCCCCGGCCACGAGGACCACGACATCCGCTCGGGCCGCGGCGTGGTGCACAACACCTACCTCTTCGATCGCCCCCAGAAGTCAGTGGTGCGCGGACCCTTCCGGGTCAGCCCCAAGCCCGCCTGGTTCTGCAACCACAAGACGATCCACCGCCTGGGGCCGAAGCTCGCCGAGATGACCCGGCGCCCGACGATGGCGAAGCTCTCCTCGATCCTCCTCGACGCCCTGCGCGGCTAG
- a CDS encoding thioredoxin family protein, translating into MSFVYVALGVVALFFGLQIFLVLKMRAAKGKPAPALPGKLGERIAKGERLLFYFYSPTCGACRAMTPVVQRMGKASSRVQAIDISQDMETARAFGIMGTPATLVVDGGTVTELLIGAQPQSRLEALLAG; encoded by the coding sequence ATGAGCTTCGTCTACGTCGCCCTGGGAGTGGTGGCCCTCTTCTTCGGTCTGCAGATCTTCCTGGTCCTCAAGATGCGGGCGGCGAAGGGCAAGCCGGCCCCCGCGCTGCCGGGCAAGCTCGGTGAGCGCATCGCGAAGGGAGAGCGCCTGCTCTTCTACTTCTACAGCCCCACCTGCGGCGCCTGCCGGGCGATGACCCCGGTGGTGCAGCGGATGGGCAAGGCGAGCTCGAGGGTCCAGGCCATCGACATCAGCCAGGACATGGAGACCGCGCGGGCCTTCGGCATCATGGGCACCCCCGCCACCCTGGTGGTGGACGGGGGCACGGTGACGGAGCTGCTCATCGGCGCCCAGCCCCAGTCCCGCCTCGAGGCGCTGCTCGCGGGCTAG
- a CDS encoding FAD-dependent oxidoreductase has protein sequence MSDTEKRSSEYDVLILGAGAAGLTAAIYLARARRRVLVVDTGTAGGQMVLSYKVANYPGVEEASGQEIGLTMLRQARSFGAEVITQAEVVSLELEGEVKRIVVEDEGTFTAPAVILAVGGLPRRLGLPGEADFEGRGISYCATCDGDFFTGKEIAVIGGGNSALEEAVALTRYASKVTVLHEFPHFQAQSWIVDEARANPKIEFLLDQRVEAFEGEGSLQAVTSVDKATGQRHRVPVEGCFVFVGYVPNTGAFAGQLSLSERGEVVTDETLQTSLPGVFAAGDARQKRYRQITTAVADGTVAALSAVDFLESRAKVSHDQAA, from the coding sequence ATGTCCGACACCGAGAAGAGAAGCAGCGAGTACGACGTCCTGATCCTGGGGGCGGGGGCCGCCGGCCTGACCGCCGCCATCTACCTCGCCCGCGCTCGCCGCCGGGTGCTGGTGGTCGACACCGGCACCGCCGGCGGGCAGATGGTCCTCTCCTACAAGGTCGCCAACTACCCCGGCGTGGAGGAGGCCTCGGGCCAGGAGATCGGCCTGACGATGCTGCGCCAGGCGCGCAGCTTCGGGGCCGAGGTGATCACCCAGGCCGAGGTCGTCTCCCTCGAGCTCGAGGGGGAGGTGAAGCGGATCGTGGTCGAGGACGAGGGCACCTTCACCGCCCCGGCCGTGATCCTCGCCGTGGGCGGCCTGCCCCGCCGCCTGGGCCTCCCGGGCGAGGCGGACTTCGAGGGGCGCGGGATCTCCTACTGCGCCACCTGCGACGGGGACTTCTTCACCGGCAAGGAGATCGCCGTCATCGGTGGCGGCAACTCGGCGCTGGAGGAGGCGGTGGCGCTGACCCGCTACGCCTCGAAGGTCACCGTCCTGCACGAGTTCCCGCACTTCCAGGCCCAGTCCTGGATCGTCGACGAGGCCCGCGCCAACCCGAAGATCGAGTTCCTGCTGGACCAGCGGGTCGAGGCCTTCGAGGGCGAGGGCAGCCTGCAGGCCGTCACCTCGGTGGACAAGGCCACCGGTCAGCGGCACCGGGTGCCGGTCGAGGGCTGCTTCGTCTTCGTGGGCTACGTGCCCAACACCGGGGCCTTCGCCGGTCAGCTCTCCCTGAGCGAGCGGGGCGAGGTGGTGACCGACGAGACCCTCCAGACCAGCCTCCCCGGCGTCTTCGCCGCGGGCGACGCCCGGCAGAAGCGCTACCGCCAGATCACCACCGCGGTGGCCGACGGCACCGTCGCCGCCCTCTCGGCGGTCGACTTCCTGGAGAGCCGGGCGAAGGTCTCCCACGACCAGGCCGCCTGA
- a CDS encoding thioredoxin family protein — translation MLHTNLQHILSDEDFQEVLQNNDEVMICCGRMGPMCLPVYDVMEKLEESYSHVAFRDLWFDGPASHNIRSLPETRNFMGLPFVVYFKGGKVVAATSGIQNKAQVKEILDREFGTPESKVA, via the coding sequence ATGCTCCACACCAACCTCCAGCACATCCTGAGCGACGAGGACTTCCAGGAGGTCCTGCAGAACAACGACGAGGTCATGATCTGCTGCGGCCGCATGGGCCCGATGTGCCTGCCGGTCTACGACGTCATGGAGAAGCTCGAGGAGAGCTACTCCCACGTCGCCTTCCGCGATCTCTGGTTCGACGGCCCGGCCTCCCACAACATCCGCTCCCTCCCCGAGACCCGGAACTTCATGGGCCTGCCCTTCGTCGTCTACTTCAAGGGCGGCAAGGTGGTCGCCGCCACCAGCGGCATCCAGAACAAGGCGCAGGTCAAGGAGATCCTCGACCGCGAGTTCGGCACCCCCGAGAGCAAGGTCGCCTAG
- a CDS encoding M66 family metalloprotease, producing the protein MRSLLTLSLTLLLCAACPGGEGGGGGGLPGEDGGLPDGSAVTDGGALPDGGAEDGGGDAGEPLPLLPHLAEDLAITSVEIFQTLQIPLMIQGVPAAPTGVPLIADRESVMRIWVEPQAGWVAGPVTLELEVGPPGSTIEPLSLTLGVDRALPFDLTVPAEQLGLDAHYALRLLTETGTPTEAGVDHPGRHPRDGSSLPLPTERDEGGVDLVLVPLRYQADGSGRLPDTSPEQLAIIEELLLALYPIESVSIDVHAPIDWSDPLTLFTRNFDFGDLNTYLKDLKIAEGAPSTTYYYALVQPAATFADYCGRSCTTGQAFAVTDPENGNYRVGGGMGYSGERWAWTLVHELGHMHGRFHAPCGVDSWDADYPHAGGTLGVWGYDRRRDVFLDPALYADMMGYCDDQWISDYTYEALFERILTLSTLKSRKGAPLTKGAAAVCRSGLGEGGPTCVCD; encoded by the coding sequence ATGCGAAGCCTCCTCACCCTCTCCCTGACCCTCCTCCTCTGCGCGGCCTGCCCGGGAGGAGAGGGCGGCGGGGGCGGCGGCCTCCCGGGGGAGGACGGCGGGCTGCCCGATGGCTCCGCCGTGACCGACGGGGGCGCGCTCCCCGATGGTGGCGCAGAGGACGGCGGCGGCGACGCGGGCGAGCCCCTCCCCCTCCTCCCCCACCTGGCCGAGGACCTCGCGATCACCTCGGTGGAGATCTTCCAGACCCTGCAGATCCCCCTGATGATCCAGGGCGTCCCCGCCGCCCCGACCGGCGTCCCCCTGATCGCCGACCGGGAGTCCGTGATGCGGATCTGGGTCGAGCCGCAGGCCGGCTGGGTCGCCGGGCCGGTCACCCTGGAGCTCGAGGTCGGCCCTCCCGGGAGCACGATCGAGCCGCTCTCCCTGACTCTCGGGGTCGACCGCGCCCTCCCCTTCGACCTCACCGTGCCGGCGGAGCAGCTGGGCCTCGACGCCCACTATGCCCTGCGCCTGCTCACCGAGACCGGCACCCCCACCGAGGCGGGCGTCGATCACCCCGGGCGCCATCCCCGGGACGGCTCGAGCCTGCCCCTGCCCACCGAGCGCGACGAGGGCGGCGTCGACCTGGTCCTGGTGCCGCTGCGCTACCAGGCCGACGGCTCGGGGAGGCTGCCGGACACCAGCCCCGAGCAGCTCGCCATCATCGAGGAGCTGCTGCTGGCCCTCTACCCGATCGAGTCGGTGAGCATCGACGTCCACGCGCCGATCGACTGGAGCGACCCCCTCACCCTCTTCACGCGCAACTTCGACTTCGGCGACCTGAACACCTACCTGAAGGATCTCAAGATCGCGGAGGGCGCGCCGAGCACGACCTACTACTACGCCCTGGTCCAGCCGGCGGCGACCTTCGCCGACTACTGCGGGCGCTCCTGCACCACCGGCCAGGCCTTCGCCGTCACCGACCCCGAGAACGGCAACTACCGGGTGGGCGGCGGCATGGGCTACTCCGGTGAGCGCTGGGCCTGGACCCTCGTCCACGAGCTCGGCCACATGCACGGCCGCTTCCACGCCCCCTGCGGCGTGGACAGCTGGGACGCCGACTACCCCCACGCCGGCGGCACCCTCGGGGTCTGGGGCTACGACCGGCGGCGGGACGTCTTCCTCGATCCCGCGCTCTACGCCGACATGATGGGCTACTGCGACGACCAGTGGATCTCGGACTACACCTACGAGGCGCTCTTCGAGCGGATCCTCACCCTGAGCACCCTGAAGTCGCGCAAGGGCGCTCCCCTCACGAAGGGCGCCGCCGCCGTCTGCCGCAGCGGGCTCGGCGAGGGCGGCCCCACCTGCGTCTGCGACTGA
- a CDS encoding PaaI family thioesterase — protein sequence MELPENVTEMVNAHIMGFDATMGMRYLKVSADELIAELTVGEQHHQPYGLVHGGVHAGLIEAVCSTGAAVNVMPEGKSAVGLDNMTSFLRASRSGTLRCRATPIHKGRRSHVWQAEVRDGEDRLLATGRVRLMILDAGAAAAGETVELQGG from the coding sequence ATGGAGCTACCCGAGAACGTCACCGAGATGGTCAACGCCCACATCATGGGCTTCGACGCCACCATGGGCATGCGCTACCTGAAGGTGAGCGCCGACGAGCTGATCGCCGAGCTCACCGTCGGTGAGCAACACCATCAGCCCTACGGGCTGGTCCACGGGGGGGTGCACGCCGGCCTCATCGAGGCGGTCTGCAGCACCGGCGCCGCCGTGAACGTCATGCCGGAGGGCAAGAGCGCGGTGGGCCTCGACAACATGACCTCCTTCCTGCGGGCCAGCCGCAGCGGCACGCTGCGCTGCCGGGCGACCCCCATCCACAAGGGCCGCCGCTCCCACGTCTGGCAGGCCGAGGTGCGCGACGGCGAGGATCGCCTCCTGGCCACCGGCCGGGTGCGCCTGATGATCCTCGACGCCGGGGCCGCGGCGGCCGGCGAGACCGTCGAGCTCCAGGGCGGCTGA